A stretch of the Filimonas lacunae genome encodes the following:
- a CDS encoding DUF3857 domain-containing protein, whose amino-acid sequence MSVQKLVFTLGYFATTAFSVSSLWAQSAVWPAPAALHQVNAAYAQAPAVIILNKHTIEHKTEEGNLVREDSYYQVFKIHSAEGQELFTHYPTLRPLQSKLYNMKARITLANGKSFDITPHTVKMDAARDEKGYARDGQWVQCFRVDSVQKDAEVELMYQVKSNVELFGSEVLQDDWLPCQQAVFTFITSDELRFSVKGFHGCVVEDETIAADNRRFIIANAVNLPALPDEKFSFAAKHRARIDYKLSYNANSPARLYTWNAFAKKASQLYTTRNASEEKALAQLIAQISIPLTAGQGGQVAAIEDYVKTNIHIAPPGDSLANLTDLVQIIDNKKAGKEGAIRLMAGLLTQMKIPFQLAFTANRTDIPLDEELEYWERAKEVLLYFPAINKYISAGEAETRYPHMNPLQAGTRALLVKDTVMGARKAVGTSFQWVPMDSAQYNFYNLEEEVNVNPRMDSVFIKEKRLLGGYAGADYLPAYRNQPREKQGEMSKALLALPGDNQMTHVQVRNFDYADAYARKPLTLTADVYSRSLITNMMNKKLVLNIGKLIGEQYPAVSDTTRKLPVELDFGRTVTRTITLRLPRTYLVTNADELKTNISYTTAEGGSLSFKSSYSIKGYTLFLTVQETYSQVEYSAADYSHFIAVRNAAAAFYEKILILEKK is encoded by the coding sequence ATGTCAGTACAAAAGCTGGTTTTTACCTTAGGATATTTTGCTACCACTGCATTTTCTGTTTCCTCGTTATGGGCACAAAGTGCGGTATGGCCGGCACCGGCAGCGCTGCACCAGGTAAACGCAGCTTATGCGCAGGCGCCTGCAGTTATTATTTTAAACAAGCATACTATAGAGCATAAAACAGAAGAGGGTAACCTGGTGCGGGAAGACAGCTATTACCAGGTATTTAAAATACATTCCGCAGAAGGGCAGGAGCTATTTACACATTACCCTACTTTGCGCCCCCTGCAATCGAAGCTGTATAATATGAAAGCAAGGATTACACTTGCTAACGGTAAAAGCTTTGACATCACTCCCCACACGGTGAAAATGGATGCAGCCCGGGATGAGAAAGGATATGCCAGAGATGGGCAATGGGTGCAGTGCTTTAGAGTAGACAGTGTGCAAAAGGATGCGGAGGTGGAGTTGATGTACCAGGTAAAGAGCAACGTGGAATTGTTTGGTTCGGAAGTGTTGCAGGACGACTGGCTGCCTTGCCAGCAAGCTGTTTTTACCTTTATTACTTCGGATGAACTGCGTTTTAGTGTAAAAGGTTTTCATGGTTGTGTGGTAGAGGATGAAACGATTGCTGCTGATAACCGTAGGTTTATTATAGCCAATGCAGTTAATTTACCTGCACTGCCTGATGAGAAGTTTTCCTTTGCGGCCAAACACCGGGCGCGTATTGATTATAAGTTAAGCTATAATGCCAATTCTCCGGCCCGTTTATATACCTGGAATGCGTTTGCTAAAAAAGCAAGCCAGCTGTATACTACCCGCAATGCATCGGAAGAAAAGGCTTTGGCCCAACTGATTGCCCAAATCAGTATCCCGCTTACGGCGGGCCAGGGGGGGCAGGTGGCTGCCATTGAAGATTATGTAAAAACCAATATTCATATAGCCCCACCAGGCGATTCACTGGCCAACCTGACTGACCTGGTACAGATCATCGATAACAAAAAAGCCGGTAAGGAAGGTGCTATACGACTGATGGCAGGTTTACTGACGCAGATGAAAATCCCTTTTCAGCTGGCGTTTACGGCCAACAGAACAGATATTCCATTGGATGAAGAGCTGGAATACTGGGAGCGTGCAAAAGAGGTATTGCTGTATTTTCCGGCTATTAACAAATACATCAGCGCAGGAGAAGCGGAAACTCGCTATCCGCATATGAATCCATTGCAGGCAGGCACCCGTGCCTTGCTGGTGAAAGACACCGTAATGGGGGCCCGTAAAGCAGTAGGAACCAGTTTTCAATGGGTGCCTATGGATTCGGCACAGTATAACTTTTACAACCTGGAAGAAGAAGTGAATGTAAACCCGCGCATGGACTCGGTGTTTATAAAGGAAAAGCGTTTACTGGGGGGCTATGCAGGGGCAGATTACCTGCCGGCATACCGAAATCAACCCCGCGAAAAGCAGGGAGAAATGAGTAAAGCGCTGCTGGCATTACCAGGCGATAACCAGATGACGCATGTGCAGGTACGTAACTTTGATTATGCCGATGCTTATGCCCGCAAGCCTTTAACGCTTACAGCAGATGTTTACAGCCGCTCGCTGATCACAAACATGATGAATAAGAAGCTGGTGCTGAACATTGGCAAGCTGATTGGGGAGCAATACCCCGCTGTATCCGACACCACCCGCAAACTGCCGGTAGAACTGGATTTTGGACGTACAGTTACCCGTACCATCACCTTACGACTGCCACGTACTTACCTGGTAACGAATGCAGATGAACTGAAAACGAATATCAGTTATACTACGGCAGAGGGGGGCTCACTGAGTTTTAAAAGCAGCTATTCCATCAAAGGATATACTTTGTTTTTAACCGTGCAGGAAACCTATAGCCAGGTGGAATATTCCGCAGCAGACTATTCTCATTTTATTGCGGTACGTAATGCCGCTGCGGCATTCTACGAAAAAATACTGATACTGGAGAAGAAATAG